In Plasmodium vivax chromosome 14, whole genome shotgun sequence, the genomic window GAAAACTTTCCCGCTGCTTTCTAGCTTGCCAACGTAGTGCACCGTCACTTCGTTTCCCTTCTTGGGCgcattttcttctcctccttcccctttcctCAGGATCGTTTTCACCACTCCGCCGTCCTCCGTCAGGTGCACTTGCTCGAGGGTCTCCTGCTCCATCGTCGTTGGGGGGTCTTTCCCTATTCGCGGCGTAGCCCTATTTGTGGCGAGGCCCTATTTGAGGCGTAGCCCTATTTGAGGCGTTAACTCTATCGCGGTGGTAGCCCTGTTCAACGCCCTGCACCAGTGCTAACTTTTCAACTGAGGGGAACTCTGAAGAGGTCCCACTGCAAAAGAGATAATCAAGCCGAAATGAACAAATCTAGAAGGGCCCCGCTTTCTTGCACTTTACAATTTAGCCGCGCCCTGCGATTTTCACTCGGGGGGAGAGGACCTACAGTCGAAGGTACTCCTCACAGGGGTAGTTACGTACGCGAAAAAGTGgcggagaaaataaaagaggaGGTAGGGTTACTCGGTAGGGGGATATAATTATTCACCTCTGGGAAAAGAAGTGCACTGGGGAGGGGAATATTCCTTTTCTTACAGGGAGAgatgtattaaaatatgatCAACGTGCGGAATATGAAGGGTGAGCAAAAACGTTTGGAGAGTCCCTTTTGTAAAAGTTAAGTGGGAAACTTTTTAACGTTCGATGTGGAAGTTGAATAGCTACTGGGGGGGGACGCACTGCACTGATGTGAGCTAACTGATcctgggaaaaaaaaaaaaaaaaaaaaaaaaaaaataaaaacgcatgcaaaaaggaacgaaCTGGTGCAGTGTACGGGGCAGGCGCAAATTCACTGCATATGTAAACACCTATGCGTGTATGCAGTTGAGCCGCCCCACCCTTGGACCGTTTCTCCAGCCATCGGTGGGGCGCTTTCAGCTGAACAGGCGTTCTGCCATGATGAGGCGAGTGCCCCAATGGTGACGCTACGAAGTTGGGAGGCCCTCGCTCGTTCGCTTAATTGCGCTCTCCCGTTTCGTCTCCCCTTGCAGTTGTCTCTATGAAGCCAATGATGACTATGGGGGTGGGGCGATCACCTTGACGGTCGCTTTGAAGGCCTCTTTAGCGGCCACCATACCGGTCGATGTCGTGTCGAGGCCACTTCTCCCCGTGGGCCCACATATCCACGGTAGGCGCAGCCAAATAGCTCCTAGGCGAAGTTCTCCTGGttaaaattaccaaaaaggggaaactcgagctggtgtttttttttctttttttttttttacaataatggGAGTGATTTTGTTCAAATGGGACATCTTGCGGAAAAACGAAAGGATTGTCACCCCCTTTCTTTGTTGTGCCATTAgcaaccttttttttttttttttgcacatgcTTGTGGATGAACTTACTAAACTTGGTGAACAGACGGATTactcagaaaaaataatgcccATGTCGCTCTGCTGGTTTGACGCGGGCATGTATGTGCCCCCTATTTgtcataaaaatggaaacatgTGTGGGTGATGGACGTGTGTAGGTGCGGGGAGGTACCTCCACCAGAGGAGCGTAAGGGGGTGCCAAAATGGTGAggcgattatttttttttggggttaCTCCTATCAGAGGAATTTTGCTGTTCAACCGGGCGATGATGTTACATATGAACATGTGTGCACCCCCTTTGGTATTCACCAGGGAGGGACTCCGTATGCACGCATTAGTGGAATGTTTGCCCATTTATTGTACGTctggcttttttttgccacattttaaatgaaaatggaaaataattgTCCACGTCGACTTTTCGCCACTGTAACAATGCGCTTTAACCCAGCGTGTGTTTTCGGGATAGGACGTCGGGGTGGAAGCGGCTCCCTCAATGAGAGTTGCCTCGTTTGTGCGGCCTTTACTTCCCATGACGCCGGTCTCATTTAACGCGTTTTGGGAGGCGGGACTCTTCGCGCGCTTCCCTCCGACGGCGGCAGCGCCGGCGGATCAGTTGACGACGGGACAACCGTCAGCATATTGCAAACTGAAAGATAATCCCCCCGCTTTAACTCATTTTTACGTTACACAAACTGGGTCTTACAGATGGAAAGCTAGCAGGGTGAGTTTTAAAAACTACAAAAAGGAACGTTAACAAAGGAACGTTAACAAAGGAACGTTAACAAAAAGTGTTCACAGCGTTGTTCGCAATTTTGCGCAGAATgttatgaacaagtcaggtgGTGGGCAGCCAAACGGAGTTCCCACCGGATGGGCGCGTAGAACTTATGCGATTGGTGTGCTGGCCTAATGTCTCCACGGAGCGTCCGCGCAAGTGCGAACGGTAGAGCATAATCACCTTCAACATGTCGCACACTAACCTGCAGCGCAGCGCACACTCACGTTTAACACATCTTACGATTACGCCCACTTAGAAGGGGCATTCACCTGTGCACACCCGGGGGAAGTTCCCCGAGTGTCCCGCACGCCACTCCTGAAGTGACGCAAGTTGGGTTACATAACCTGCTGGGGATTAATCTCCCCCCATTGGCCAACTTTGCGTATGCGCCTAAcggataaaaatatgaacaggcaagaaatttttggaaaaaaaaaaaataaaaagttaaaaatcgcctgaacaTGTAaggttttttaaaaaaaaaaaaaaaaaaaaaaaaaaaaacagctgttttaacttttttacattaaaccTTTCCAACTGTATCAAAATTGcagaaagaagaaggaagaaggcgAAAGGCAAACGTTCGAATGCAAGTAAGGAAGAAGTATATCACTCAGTTTACGAACCACTCACTCTTTGAAGTCACATAACAGCTGTAGTGGCACCCATTCAAGCGCAAAAAGTACGCCAAAGTTTTTACCCGCTCCCTTCATAACGACAGCATTGTGTGGGGGGCaagttgctccttttttgtttgcttcaCCTTTGGTGGGTTGTAACTCCACGTAGGTATATTCTCCTCTGAGAATTGTCCCGCGTTTTTCTGCAGCGCTTAGTGGACACGCGCCGTTTCGAATGTCGCTAAAGGGCAGACACGAACGTGGGCAATAAACAGCAGCAGCGTGACCGTTGCGGATGAGTACGCAGGTGGGTAAGGCAGCCAAAAGTATACCTACGTGCGCAGACGACAAAAGGAGGTACGTGGTCGCATAgctatatgtacacatagtTACGCATAAATACATAAGCTGATGCGAAAGCGGCTAGGCACCCTTCCATACCTATGAGATCAGCTCGATATGCGCCCCTCCACTCCAGCGTCGCGCCTTCAAAACAGACGACCTTTAAAAATGCgcagaaggaaaaagttCGTCAGGCAGGCACATGACGCGGGACCACTATACGACTGAGTCGTAACACCGGCACGCGACTTTATTAGAAAACCCCTCACCCCACAGGGCATGCTgagtacgcaaaaaaaagtgaacataCGCCTGTCGCGTAAGACATCCCCAGTTTGGTatgcttcccctttcgccCACAAAAAATTGGCCGAACATATTTTTCGAGCATATGCTTAAATGGATGTTTTTTTAGTGTTTCTGCtcgttttccttctcctccttttgttTGCATGCTTCTGCGTGCTTTtgctgttttgcttttttttgcccgttTGTGTATTCATGTCCAGTTGAGCGTTCCGCGTGTGCGACCTTTCCCCACTGGGTTTTGCCGCCGCGTTATTCCGCTGCGCTattccgccgcttccccccctgctaGATCACCCAAAATGCTCGACAGACACTTCGCGCGACCCTCCCCCTGTGCACATGCGCATAAGTACGCGTGTATGTACATGCTCAAAACACCCCCATACACACGCGAGGGCGTGGATATGCCCAAAATGGTAAATGCATTTTGCGTTCATGTGTGGAGGCAGACGTGAGGAAATGTCTATATGAGTACAATTTGCGTgcatcttttttattttattttatttatttttttttttttcgtttccccagttttgcaattttttttttttttttttcagtctGGAAGTGTTCATGTAGAATGGGACTCGTGAACGCTGTGTTCTTTTAATTTGTGTGCGCATCCACGTGTATAAAGGAGTGTGGGAAGTAGGGCAGACGAGAGAACTTCGAGCGAGTGGCTGCCCGTGTGTGTGCGCATGTATGAATGTGTATGAATATCTACACGCGCAAGTACGTGGGTATGTACGCTGATATATACACGCATAAGTACGCTCATACGTACACGCATATGTACGCTTATACGTGCGCGACGCGCGGCATACGCGAGGACGTCTGCGGACTCCGCTTTAACTCGCGCGCCACCGGTCATGCAACGCGTTGAGGGCGGCCGGAAGAATAACGCGGGTGTTAGTTGACTGCCCGTGCGGCCATCTTTGCCTCCCTCGGTTGCAGAGGTGTGAGCGGAGGTGTGAACAGGGGCGCGAGCAGGAGCGCGAGCAGATGTACTTGCGCATGCGTATGCACTGACGCGTGCTCGCCGCTGCGATTTTGAAGGGAGCGCCTCGCAGAATGGGTGCCCAGTTTGCGAATCGTCATTTTTTCAGCACACGTGCGGGGGAAGCGAGGGGGGCGCGCACGCGGTGATGTGTAAGTGATTGTTAAGTTAAGAAAGTGTTACGCAAACGTGTAGTAtacgtgtatgtatatgcgtatgtacatttatacgtatatgtatatgtgcatgtattttttttttttttaacatgtcTGAATGGCCACCACTCGCGCGTCGCCGCATAGCGAAAGACAGAACtggccgtttttttttttagcgtttgtttttgtttgagtccgccttttttaaaatcgtcgtttttttttttcttttttgcgtttgGCAGTTCGCTCCAGATGCCGCGCCCGTTCGtgtgtttaatttatttgcctttttttttttttttttttttttgcgtcccCCATACCCgttgccttcccttttttaaagagcGATTATATTTGCCCTTTGTGAAGTCGGCCCCCGCCCcgctcttcccccttctgcttccATTTGGCAAATCAGCCCAGCGGAGTTGTGAACCGTCCAGGTGAGGGGACGCCCTCCAGATTGCGCCTTTTCCCGTTGTTCGCACGGAAGTGTGGCGCAgtgggagaagaaggagaagcggagaagcgggagaagcgggagaagcgGAGAATCGGAGAAGCGTATTAGGCAACCGCATCATAAGCAAGCCCATAAAGTGCCGCTAACCCTTGGAGAGGCAAAATGCTCAAGCTGAGGAGCATCTGCACGACGCTGATCGGGGGGAAGGTGTACGACATCAACGGGAAGACGATCCgggaggagaagctgctGTCCGAGGGGGCCTACTCCTTCGTGTACCTGGCCAAAGACCTGAACACGAACAAAACGTACACGATAAAGAAGACCATCTGCCAAGATAAAGAGAAGCTAGAAATGGCCCAAAAGGAAATTCACATTTTGAAAAGTTTACCCCCACATAAAAACATCGTGCAGTATTTTGGATCCACCGTTATAAGCGAAAACAGCCACAAAATTGTGATCATGTTGATGGAGTTTTGCGAAAGAGGAAACCTCCTGAccatttttgaaaagaacaaagacaagataaaagaaaaccatatagtaaaaattgtgaaggaTATAACCAAAGGGTTAAATTTTCTACACACACAGGAAATTCCAATCATCCATAGGGATATAAAATTGGAGAATATCCTCTGCGATAAGAATGGGGTGTATAAAATCTGTGACTTCTGTTCCCATAGTGTCTCCAATTCTTTCTTCCCAAAcgatttaacaaaaaattctttaaatatTCTAAAGGAGGAAATCGAAAGAGACACAACGTTGATATATAGGCCTCCAGAATTGATAGACCTCTATGCTAATAGAGAAATTTCTTCTAAAGTGGACCTTTGGATGGTTGGCTGCATTTTGtaccttctcctttttaaagtGCACCCTTTTCAGAATGACCAGAACAGCTTACTCTCCATAATCAATGGGAGCTTTACCATTCCCTATCACTCTAAGTACTCCAAGAGAAtcatctccattttgcttctaACGCTGAATAAGAACCCACAGAAGCGGTTGGATTCTACGACccttttgttcattttggaaaactacGCAGACTTGAAACTGTGGTTCATGCACATCCCCAGTGATGTGAAGAAGATGGTGAATCAAATTTTTGAGAAAATCAATGAACTCAATTTGAACAATAAGCGAAACGAGATGATCGAAATTAGCAACGACCGGATTTTGGATGTCAAGATCTCCTCGCACAAGTACGAGACGCAGGTGCCCAAGAGCGCCCCCCCCAGCCCCTTCTTCAAGTTCTTCGCCCCTAACGCACGCGCGCAGGACCCCTTCAGGAGGAAGCAGCCGAGTAGTGCGGCCCAGCCGGGTGGTGCTTCGAAGCCGGATGGGGCAGCGGCCCAGCCGGATAGTACCTCCACCCAACCGAATGGTGCTGCCACCCAACCGGATAGTGCCGCTTCTCAGCCCGATAGTGCCGCTTCCCAACCGAATGGTGCCGCCGCTCCACCGGATGGCCCCCCCAAGGAAGCCCAACTGATCAGCATCGGAAGCGCGGAGAGCGCGGCCGTCCTGGGGGCCGCCGCCCAGAGCGAGTTGCACGCGGATTTGCTCAACCTGAGCGCGGGCGCCGCCCAAGCGGAGGAACAGGAGCAGGAGGGCGGCACCCAAGACGCGAGCTGGGAGAACAACAGCATCCTGAAGGACCTCACTCTGGATAGCGAGATGAACATGTTCGGCTTCGACAGCGGGTTTGGGAGCGGCTGCGGCAGCGAGAGCGGGGATGCGCTCTCAAGGCCAGGCGGGAGGCCAATCGCAAACCAGGCCGCGAACCAGGCCGCAAACCAAGCCGCCGTTCCAACCGCGAACCGAAGCGCTAACCGAAGCGGAGACCCCAAGGCAGAACCCAGTCAGGGCCGAACCCACTTCAACGAATTCTTCGACCCCTGGAGCGCCGCCAAGGGGCACAACTGGCCCGTCGCGCCAAGCGGAAAAGAGGCGCACGATGAACTCCCAGAAGGAACCCAATACGACCTGTTCGAAAAGGACCTAGCCAATTTTAAGAACGTGAACCTTTTTAAGGACGCTGCAAATAATGAGCCCTTTAAATACACACCCAGCTTGGACGAAATAAACTTCACAAGGAACAGCGTGGAGGTGACGAATGACTCTCTCCACAGCATAAAGAATTACGACGATTTAGAGAACGTGGGAAATTGTTTTCCCAGCTATGACCCAGTCAGTTTTGGGAAGGAGGTGGAGGTGTCCTTCAGCACGGACGCAGACGTGTTGAGCGAGGCCCCCAATGACCCCCCGGGCAAGTTCATTGCGTCGGATAAGAGTGACAAGTTTTCGGAGCTCCTGGAGGAGTTCCAGAAGTGTTCCATTTGAGGCGTCTATGTGTGCATCCATGTGTGCGTCCATGTGTGCATCCATGTGTGCATCCATGTGTGCATCCATGTGTGCGTCCATGTGTGCGTCCATGTGTGCGTCCATGTGTGCGTCCATGTGTGCGTCCATGTGTGCATCCATGTGTGCGTCCATGTGTGCGTCTATGTGTGCCTATTTGTGCGCGCAATATTTTGTAAAGAGGGGTGGCGTGGTGAATTATTAacgcccccccttttttttttcccgtacACCTGCGATGAGAGGATGGAGTAAAGCGAGCGAATCCCCTGGCCGTGGTAGTGTGTCCTTATGCATGGCACAACTCGGTAGGGAATGCGCTGCTCAGTGAGGGCTCTCCCCAATTGGCCATTTTTGCCTCTCTCTCGCGTCAGCACAACATCGTGCTGGGTGCCGAATCTTTCCCCTAATTCGTTGTGCAACTTTATTAACATGATCAGAAAGGACTCCATTTTTGAGTCTTCCGGATAAAGGACCTGTTTGAAATTTAGTTTTTTTGCGAGCATGGATGAATTTCTTCCCATGCAGAGGGTGGCGGCGAAATcgtttccaaaattttggaaaaaggaagccaCTGTGCTGTTGCTCATGAGGCATATAATGGAGTTTCTGCGAATCTCAATTTGGTTTTTATTGTATGTAACTTTTTTCGTGTCGTAGCAGTTGATTCGTGTGATGGTTAAGCggttcttttcctcttcgcgTTTCTTGCCCAACGGGGTGAACTCACTTTTTTTGTGGTCAAAATTGGACTCGCTAATGGATGAGGCAACCCATATGATGTTCTCCGCGTTGAGGGGCCCCTCCCCTTTGTGCTTCGCCAAATGGGCAGTTAATTCCCTGTGCAGGGTTACCGAATTGGCCTTGCTGGGGGTGAAGACgatgttcaaatttttaacacttttgtTAAGTTGGTGAAACTCCTGCTGATTTATTTTGCACTTGGGGAATTCTTTCACTACACTCTGGAACATTTCGGAGAGGTCCCTTCTCGTGCCATCATTGTTGAGCACAGCGTTGCAGGATTTGCCGATGGACACGATGGGGAAGTTCAGGACTTCCTTTATTGCGTCGTGATCCACGTGGTGGATGCCCTCCAAGGAGGATTCTCCttccgcttccctttttaccaAATTGTAGATGAGCAGGATGGCGACAAATCTGTAAATCTTGGCGCCCTCCGGAGAGGTAATCAGAATGGACACTTTTGATTTAACCCCCCGGGGAGGCTCCCCTGTTTTATTTCTGCCTACTCCttgcacacattttaaattaagagaaaagggggagtttttttttctgacctgttcataattttcgaATTTGTTCAGGCAAAGGGGTTTTCCCGGGGAGTCACTGACCTGCCTCCAGAGTTGGTAGCATGATGAGGGGAGCAGCAGTTGCGGGAGGTGGAAAAAGAGAAGCACATGGAAGAGGCCAACAGGGAGCACAACACAAGTGAGGAAAAGCGCAGAGGGGTAAAGCATGTTCGAAGGGTGAGCTCTGTGTGTGCAGACGGGGGGGGCGCGTCAAAATTGTATGACCAGGTCAGGCAAaacggtggaaaaaaaaaaaaaaaaaaaaaatatatatatttagcaATGCGTCGCGTAGCTGTCAACCATTTGGCTATGCATTCACACTGCCAATGGGGAAGATGGTGCACCCCCTCACGTGTAGACGCGAATGTGCTTCACCGGCGCTGCACACATGGAGGCCTACTGTGGATGGGAGGAAAATACAAACTGTGGGGTTACCCCCCTTGTGCAGACCGTACAAAAAAAGCCCCAATTAACAgcggagggagaaaaaatccTGAAGGCTGCGCAACACAGGGTAGGGAGAGcaggaataattttttaaaagcgtTTTATCCTCATATAGTGAATTACCTGCAGTGGggttatatgaaaaatttttgcTCCTCCAATTTGGTGATACATATTGTTGGTAGGTAATTATGTTGACATCTTGGGTCCCttcgggggggagcggcaggtTGGTATTGTTCCCCACGTGCGGGCCGTACATGGGGCACTGGCCGCGGTCGTTCTGTTGCCGCTCCAGGGACAACTGCAGAGTCAGTTccgttcttctccttttgcttaaaataaactttttaattttctgcACATAATCATCGTTCTGTTgaatgaacaaattaaaatatttctcaaTTTGAgagaaaatcatttttaagcGAAACGTATGTCCCGGAAGCCAGGTGACTTTGTTAAACTCCTGAACGTTTGCCAAGTCCTGTGGCGTGATTGACAATATCGTTTCGAAGGAGTCATAGccgtaattaaaaaaatggttaattatttctgaatttatttttagctgCCTGAAAAAttcaattaaaattaatttctccGCCAGTAGCACTTTGCACTGAAACCACAAGTGTGCAAATAGCCCGATGTACGACGGGAAGTTTTTGCACAGGATGTCCATCAGACTTATGTAGATGTTgcttttgttatttttttccattgcGTTggacaaaattttgaaaaagaaatttagtTCTCTTTTGCTGGCGCGGAGTGGAGGCAGGTACATTTTGGCCTCGAAGAATTCGTTGTACTTTTCGCGCTCATCCCGGGGGGGTACCCCCACTCGTTCTTGAAATACCTCTTGTTCTTGGATTACCTCTTGTTCTTGGCATTGTTCCAAATggcccgttttttttttcccatcttcactgtttttttgaatatccccatttt contains:
- a CDS encoding cyclin g-associated kinase, putative (encoded by transcript PVX_101265A), translated to MLKLRSICTTLIGGKVYDINGKTIREEKLLSEGAYSFVYLAKDLNTNKTYTIKKTICQDKEKLEMAQKEIHILKSLPPHKNIVQYFGSTVISENSHKIVIMLMEFCERGNLLTIFEKNKDKIKENHIVKIVKDITKGLNFLHTQEIPIIHRDIKLENILCDKNGVYKICDFCSHSVSNSFFPNDLTKNSLNILKEEIERDTTLIYRPPELIDLYANREISSKVDLWMVGCILYLLLFKVHPFQNDQNSLLSIINGSFTIPYHSKYSKRIISILLLTLNKNPQKRLDSTTLLFILENYADLKLWFMHIPSDVKKMVNQIFEKINELNLNNKRNEMIEISNDRILDVKISSHKYETQVPKSAPPSPFFKFFAPNARAQDPFRRKQPSSAAQPGGASKPDGAAAQPDSTSTQPNGAATQPDSAASQPDSAASQPNGAAAPPDGPPKEAQLISIGSAESAAVLGAAAQSELHADLLNLSAGAAQAEEQEQEGGTQDASWENNSILKDLTLDSEMNMFGFDSGFGSGCGSESGDALSRPGGRPIANQAANQAANQAAVPTANRSANRSGDPKAEPSQGRTHFNEFFDPWSAAKGHNWPVAPSGKEAHDELPEGTQYDLFEKDLANFKNVNLFKDAANNEPFKYTPSLDEINFTRNSVEVTNDSLHSIKNYDDLENVGNCFPSYDPVSFGKEVEVSFSTDADVLSEAPNDPPGKFIASDKSDKFSELLEEFQKCSI
- a CDS encoding hypothetical protein, conserved (encoded by transcript PVX_101270A) translates to MTQIGSPQKDPHLNTVIRPPLKIAQGGKDKRGGVPFLVSSKNGDIQKNSEDGKKKTGHLEQCQEQEVIQEQEVFQERVGVPPRDEREKYNEFFEAKMYLPPLRASKRELNFFFKILSNAMEKNNKSNIYISLMDILCKNFPSYIGLFAHLWFQCKVLLAEKLILIEFFRQLKINSEIINHFFNYGYDSFETILSITPQDLANVQEFNKVTWLPGHTFRLKMIFSQIEKYFNLFIQQNDDYVQKIKKFILSKRRRTELTLQLSLERQQNDRGQCPMYGPHVGNNTNLPLPPEGTQDVNIITYQQYVSDSPGKPLCLNKFENYEQVRKKNSPFSLNLKCVQGVGRNKTGEPPRGVKSKVSILITSPEGAKIYRFVAILLIYNLVKREAEGESSLEGIHHVDHDAIKEVLNFPIVSIGKSCNAVLNNDGTRRDLSEMFQSVVKEFPKCKINQQEFHQLNKSVKNLNIVFTPSKANSVTLHRELTAHLAKHKGEGPLNAENIIWVASSISESNFDHKKSEFTPLGKKREEEKNRLTITRINCYDTKKVTYNKNQIEIRRNSIICLMSNSTVASFFQNFGNDFAATLCMGRNSSMLAKKLNFKQVLYPEDSKMESFLIMLIKLHNELGERFGTQHDVVLTRERGKNGQLGRALTEQRIPYRVVPCIRTHYHGQGIRSLYSILSSQVYGKKKRGGVNNSPRHPSLQNIARTNRHT